TGATTAAATTAGCTGTTGCTGGCGCTCAAGGACGAATGGGGAAAAGTATTGTAGGCATTGCTTTGTCTATTAAGAAAGATGTTTGTATAGTTAAGGCATTGTTTGAAAGTAAGGAAAGAACGGATCTTGCCAAAGAATTTCAAGGCGTACCAATTTATACAGATTTGAGTGCGTTGCAAGGCTGTGATGTCTTGATTGATTTTACAACACCCCATGCTGTTTTAGATAATCTTGAAGCGTGTGAGAAGTACAATGTTGGTATGGTTATAGGGACAACGGGTTTGTCTCCCGCTGAAATTGGTTTCGTAGAAAATGCCTCTAAGAATATACCTATAGTTTTTTCTTCGAACATGTCTTTTGGTGTTAATGTTCTTTTTAAGTTGATAGAACAGACATCAAAAACAATGAAGAATTTTTTTAATAAAATTGTTATCGAAGAAACTCACCACGAACATAAGAAAGATAAGCCTTCAGGGACGGCAAAAACAATGAGGGAAATAGCAGAACAATTTTCAGGTACAAGAATATCCGATGACGATATGATATCTCATCGAGAGGGTGAAGTCGTTGGTGATCATACTATCATTTACGAAACACCATTTGATACTATAACCATATCCCATCATGCAAAAACAAGGGATATGTTTGCTATTGGTGCTGTAAACGCAGCTGAATGGCTTATGGAAAATAAGAAAAAGAATGGTTTATATAACATGAAAGATGTTTTTGGTTTGAAGTAATGCGCCGGCGGGTGACCCCGTAGGGGAGTCCTCTGCCGCGCGCAGGTAACGAGCACGGCAGAGTCCCGAAGGGGGCAGGACCCGCCGAGAAGGAGTTGGATTTGAATATTGAATTTTCTGAACGTCTCAAGCAATTGCCGCCGTATCTGTTCATTGAGATAGACAAGGCCAAGCGCGCGGCCATGGCCGAGGGCCGCGATATCATCAATTTGGGCGTGGGCGACCCGGACCAGCGTACGCATCAGCCCATCATTGACGCCATGAAAAAGGCGGTGGAGGATGTCAACAATCACCATTATCCTTTTGACGCCGGCGTGCCGCAACTGCGTGTCGAGATCGCCGCGTGGTTTAAGGGCCGTTTCGGCGTGGAACTTGACCCCAACAGCGAAATTTATCCTTTGATCGGCTCCAAGGAAGGCCTCGCGCATCTGCCGTTGGGCATCATCAACCCCGGGGACAAAGTGCTTTTGACCGACCCGGCCTATCCCGCGTATCAGGCAGCGGTCATTTTCGCGGGCGGCAAGATCCAATACCTGCCCTTAAAGGCCTCCAACGGCTTTTTGCCCAAGATCCAGGATATTGAGGAAAGCAAGAAAGCCAGAGCCATTTTTATCTGTTATCCCAATAACCCGACGTCCGCGACCGCGGACAAAAAATTCTATCAGGACCTTGTCGCGGTTTGTAAGGCCAAGGACATTATTATTGTTTCAGATCTGGCGTATTCCGAAGTGTATTACGGCGGCGTCAAACCCCCCAGCATTCTGGAGGTGGAGGGGGCCAAGGACATCGCCATTGAATTTCATTCGTTTTCCAAGACCTATTACATGACGGGCTGGCGTTTGGGCTGGGCCTGCGGCAATCCGATGCTGGTGTCGGCGCTGGCCAGGGTCAAGTCCAATTGCGATTCCGGCGTCTTTAATGCCATCCAACATGCCG
This DNA window, taken from Candidatus Omnitrophota bacterium, encodes the following:
- a CDS encoding LL-diaminopimelate aminotransferase, coding for MNIEFSERLKQLPPYLFIEIDKAKRAAMAEGRDIINLGVGDPDQRTHQPIIDAMKKAVEDVNNHHYPFDAGVPQLRVEIAAWFKGRFGVELDPNSEIYPLIGSKEGLAHLPLGIINPGDKVLLTDPAYPAYQAAVIFAGGKIQYLPLKASNGFLPKIQDIEESKKARAIFICYPNNPTSATADKKFYQDLVAVCKAKDIIIVSDLAYSEVYYGGVKPPSILEVEGAKDIAIEFHSFSKTYYMTGWRLGWACGNPMLVSALARVKSNCDSGVFNAIQHAGIAALHVDPREIEDMRVEYETRRDALVNGLRAVGWKIEPPKAAFYVWAKAPSKFEDSLSCAKAFLEQADIVVTPGVGFGKHGEGYVRMALTVPVERIHQAVERLRKVL
- the dapB gene encoding 4-hydroxy-tetrahydrodipicolinate reductase, whose amino-acid sequence is MIKLAVAGAQGRMGKSIVGIALSIKKDVCIVKALFESKERTDLAKEFQGVPIYTDLSALQGCDVLIDFTTPHAVLDNLEACEKYNVGMVIGTTGLSPAEIGFVENASKNIPIVFSSNMSFGVNVLFKLIEQTSKTMKNFFNKIVIEETHHEHKKDKPSGTAKTMREIAEQFSGTRISDDDMISHREGEVVGDHTIIYETPFDTITISHHAKTRDMFAIGAVNAAEWLMENKKKNGLYNMKDVFGLK